The genome window CCTTGGCGCCGGGTGGGGGCGTTGGTTGCTGGGACTCGTCAAAGGCCTCAAGCAGCGCCTGATACTGGCCTCGAGCCTGGCTGAAGCCCGTTCCGCGACCATCGCGCTGTTCATGGGCAATACCCTGATCCAGCAGATCGAAATAGCGTTGCTTGGAGGTTTGCAGCGCCTCGGGGTCCGGGCGCTCCTCCAGCATCATGATCAATTGATCGCCCAGGCTCTGACGCAGCTTGAGACCCAGGTCCAGAGTGACGAAGTTGCTGCGAATCAGGGACTCCTGGGTCTTGGCCATTTGCATGACGCTCACCAGACCCAGGATCAAACCCAGCAGGGCGACGGTAATCAGCGCTGAGATGCTCAGGAATAACCGAGTGCGCAACTTCATCGCTAACTTCATAGGGTACAGCTCACAGGTTGTACTGTTTGCGTTTGCGGTACAGGGTCGACGCGTCGATGCCCAGGGTGCGGGCTGCCTGATCCAGGGTGTCGCTGGTAGCGAGCACGGCGCCGATATGGGCTTTCTCCAACTGGTCCAGGCTGAGTGCCGCGCCAATGCGTGGGGCATTGTTGCTAGGTTGTTCGGCCATCCCCAGGTGGCTGATTTCCACCTTCTCCTGAGGGCAAATGATGCTGGCGCGCTCCACCACGTTGCGCAGTTCGCGAATGTTACCCGGCCAGCGGTAGTTGAGCAGCGCTTCGCGCGCTTCGTCGCTGAAACCGCGTGCTGGTCGGGCATATTCCTTGACGAAGCGCGCCAGGAACCGGTCGGCCAGGGTCAGGATGTCTTCACTGCGCTCGCGCAACGGCGGTAGATGCAAGGTGATTACATTGAGGCGGTAAAGCAAGTCTTCACGGAAGCGGCCGTCGCGGACCATGTCTTCCAGGTTCAGGTTAGTGGCGGCGAGGATGCGCACATCAGCGCGGCGGGTGACGGGATCGCCCACGCGCTCGTACTCCTTATCCTGGATGAATCGCAATAACTTGGGTTGCAAGGTGAGGGGAAAATCGCCGATCTCGTCGAGAAACAGCGTGCCGCCATCCGCTTGGTTGACGCGGCCTAATGTACTTTCACTGGCGCCGGTAAACGCCCCTCGGCTATGGCCGAACAGCTCGCTTTCCATCAATTCTGCTGTCAGCGAGGGGCAGTTGATGGTCACGCAGGATTTCTTCGAACGCTTGCTCCAGCCGTGAATGGCGCGGGCCAGTTCACCTTTACCGGTGCCGGACTCGCCAAGGATCAGGATGTTCGCATCTGTTCCAGCCACTTGGCGCGCCGTTTCCAGCACCACCATCATCGACGGGCTGTGGGAGTCGAGGCCGTCTTTCGGCTGGCGCACTTCGCCCTCAAGGGCTTCGAGGCGCGCAGACAGTTGGCGCACTTCCAATTGTTTGGCGGTGGCCAGGCGCAGTTGATCGGGGCTGCAGGGCTTAACCAGATAGTCGGCGGCGCCGGCCTGGATCGCATCGACTGCGGTATCGACTGCCGAATGGGCGGTGACGATCACCACACGCATCCACGGCGCCTGGATTCGCATCTGAGCCAGCACATCCAGGCCATTGTCTTCGCCCAGGCGCAAGTCCAGGAAGCACAGGTCGAACACCTGGCGCTGCATCAAGGCGTCGGCCTGGGCCGCGCTGTTCGCCGTGGCGACGGTGTAGCCTTCATCTTCCAGGCAATAACGGAAGGTGCGGAGGATCGCGGACTCATCGTCCACTAAAAGAATGCGGCCTTGAAGTTCCTTGGCTGATTCCATCTGTCCCGCGCTCCTTAAACTATGAATGATGGTGTTTAGTCCCGGAATAATCGGGCAAGTTGCATGGTTTATTCTGATCGATAAATAGCAGCGTCGTGCAGGTATCTGCATGACTTCCTACAAAGCCCCGTCTGATGGCGTTTCCATGCCGTCTTGCCACTTCGGCAACCCCCCTTGCGTTTTCGATCCCTTGATCCGACCGCTGGCCATCGTGCATTTCGCACGGCGCCCGAAGGGGCATCGTGCAGGATGCTGGGAGTGCGATTAAGTGCTAATTCATAACTATATGATTTTATTGATATTTATTTTGTAAAAAAGCTGGCACGCGCTCTGCAATAGCTCTCCCAACGAATAATCAAAATGCGGGAGAACAGCAACATGACTCGCCCAATCTTCAGCCAATTGCGTGTATCGCACCTGCATGTACAGCAAGGCCTGTTTGCCAGCCTGGCCCTGATGGTGACGCTGATTGGCGGCCAGCAGCTTCAGCATTGGCAGCAGAGTCAGCAGCAGATCCCCCAGTTTGAACGTCCGGCCATGACCCAGACCCATTTCCGTTCCGTTGGCAGTGTTGCTGCCGATGCAACAGCCCCGCAATTGCGGATGGTTGACCAGGCATCGTCCCTGAGTGAGCTGCCATCCCAAGAGCGTTGGGTGTTCTAGGCACCAAAGGCCGCTCTTGTTGAGCGGCAGCACGGCACTACCGCTGTTACCCCTATAAAAGCGTAAGGAGAATCACCATGTTGAGTTGGGCAATCACATTTCTGATCATCGCCATTGTGGCTGCAGTCCTGGGCTTCGGTGGTATCGCGGGCACCGCCACGGGTATCGCAAAAATTCTGTTTGTGGTTTTCCTGGTGATGTTCATCGCTTCCTTCTTCTTTGGTCGTCGCGGCCGAGGCTGAAAATGACCACTTTGTCCTTCAAAGCCATTACTGCCGCCCTGCTTCTGGGCGGCAGCGGCTTGGCGTTGGCCGCCAACGACGGCCAGTCCCGAGCCAACGAATTGCTCAGCGCGGATCCGCAATACCGTGAAACCTGGCAAGGCGTGGTGAAGAAAGAAGAGCGCCTGCCGGAATGGGTGATGAACCTGTCCGGCACGGCCGAGCAGATGAATGCCGTGGAAGAAGATGGCGACAAGTATTTGGTCGGGCCGCTCTGCGAAACTGCGGACACCTGCCTGAACAAACGCCTGATCGTTGCCTTCAGCCTCGATAAGGAAGATGCCTACGCCATGTTGGTGGAAGTCCCGGCCGGTCTGCCGAAGGACAAGTCGCCGACGCGGCACGCCGATTACCGTTTTATCGGTAAGCCGGATGAAGGCATGCAAAAGCTGTTGATGGAGCAGTTGAAGAAAGATCCGAATTGGTACTAGGTTCCGTCTGACACGCTTGTTGTCTGCGGGGCCAGCGTCCATAGAAAGAAGCCCCCGCTTCTTTCTGTTTGCACCGCTCGCCAAGGGCGGTGCATGACCAAGGGGCTGGGTTGCTCTGATCACCTGCGATCGGCGTGACCTACGGGTACAGGGAGTGCCTGCGCAAGAGCCGGGTCAGGCGAAAAGCTGCGACGCAGGTTCACAAGCCATCGGCTTGCTGAACTTGCGGCGGGCTTTAACGCTCTTTCTTCTATTCTCATGCCGCCCTTAGTCGCAAATTTCCTTTCTGCTCATTCCCAACCATTACTTGGTGTGTCGGGTAGACCATCTATCGATAAATTTTGGTGGGTGCCATAGGACATTTCCGACACTAAACGGTGGAACTCTCAGGCATTTCCGCCAAGTCTGCGGAGACGTCCTGAATCTCTGAGCGAGCCGGGTTTGGCCGGTTCACGGCATTTTTGTCGGACAAAATGTCACATTTGAACTGACCGTTCGGACAGTTATTATTAAAAAATCTCATGCCGATTCGGCATAGGGTAGGCGTTTACGGCATTAGACGTCGCCCCCTTGCATGGGAATAGTTGCGCCTTTTTTCGCCTGCCAGTAAGCCATTTCGGCCACGCTGCGGTGACCTTCCATGGAGGCAGATGCACACACTTTTTCGCTCTCGAGCGTTGCGGCTGGCGCATTTGCCTTAAGTTCACTTGAAGTAAGGGTAATGACATGAAGAAGGCAAAGCTAAGCCTCGCCTGGCAGATCCTCATCGGTTTGGTGCTGGGGATCGCAATCGGTGCAGTGCTTAACCATTTCAGTGCTGAAAAGGCCTGGTGGATCAGCAATGTGTTGCAGCCAGCGGGCGATATCTTTATCCGCCTGATCAAGATGATCGTGATCCCGATTGTGATTTCCTCGCTGATCGTTGGCATCGCCGGTGTCGGTGACGCGAAGAAGCTCGGGCGCATCGGCGTCAAGACCATCCTTTACTTCGAGATCGTCACCACCATCGCCATCGTGGTCGGCCTGCTGCTGGCCAACCTGTTCCACCCGGGCGCGGGTATCGACATGAGTACCCTGGGTACCGTCGACATCTCCAAATACACCGCTACCGCCGCCGAAGTGCAGCATGAGCATGCGTTCATCCAGACCATCCTCAACCTGATCCCATCGAATATCTTTGCCGCCGTTGCCCGTGGCGAGATGCTGCCGATCATCTTCTTCTCGGTGCTGTTCGGCCTTGGCTTGTCGAGCCTCAAGCCTGAGCTGCGCGAGCCGCTGGTAACCATGTTCCAGGGCGTGTCCGAGAGCATGTTCAAAGTCACCCACATGATCATGAAGTACGCCCCCATCGGCGTATTCGCACTGATCGCGGTGACCGTCGCCAACTTCGGCTTCGCCTCGCTGCTGCCACTGGCCAAGCTGGTGATTCTGGTTTACGTCGCCATCCTGTTCTTCGCTTTTGTGATCCTCGGCCTGATTGCCCGCCTGTTCGGCTTCTCGGTGATCAAGCTGATGCGCATCTTCAAGGATGAGCTGGTACTGGCCTACTCCACTGCCAGTTCCGAAACCGTGTTGCCGCGTGTGATCGAGAAGATGGAAGCCTACGGCGCGCCGAAAGCCATCTGCAGTTTCGTGGTGCCGACCGGTTACTCGTTCAACCTCGACGGTTCGACCCTGTACCAGAGCATCGCGGCGATCTTTATCGCCCAGCTGTATGGCATCGACCTGTCGATCGGCCAGCAACTGATGCTGGTGCTGACCCTGATGGTCACCTCCAAAGGTATCGCCGGCGTACCGGGCGTATCCTTCGTGGTGCTGCTGGCCACCCTGGGCAGCGTGGGTATTCCGCTGGAAGGCCTGGCGTTCATCGCCGGTGTCGACCGCATCATGGACATGGCGCGTACTGCCCTGAACGTGATCGGCAACGCCCTGGCTGTGCTGGTGATCTCCCGTTGGGAAGGCATGTACGACGACGCCAAGGGCGAGCGCTACTGGAACTCGCTGCCGCACTGGCGCACCAAGACCGCCGCACCGGTCGCCCAGGCGACCCGTAGCTGATAGCGTGACGGCTTAAAGACAAACCCCGGAAAATTCCGGGGTTTGTCGTTTCTGCCAGCCCCGCTATCATTCGCCCCATTCTTCGGGGGGATTCAACTGATGCTCAATGGCCTGTGGCTTGGCTTCTTTGTCGTGGCAATGGTGTCGGCACTGGCGCAATGGCTGGTCGGCGGTAACGCCGGGATTTTTGCAGCGATGGTCGAAAGCATTTTCGCCATGGCCAAATTGTCGGTGGAAGTCATGGTGCTGCTGTTCGGCACCCTGACGTTGTGGCTGGGCTTTCTGCGTATCGCTGAAAAAGCCGGGATCGTCGATTGGCTGGCCAAGGCCCTCGGCCCGCTGTTCCGCCGCCTGATGCCGGAAGTGCCTGCCGGCCACCCGGCCATCGGCCTGATCACCCTCAACTTCGCCGCCAACGGCCTGGGCCTGGACAACGCCGCCACCCCCATCGGCCTCAAGGCCATGAAGGCCTTGCAGGAACTCAACCCCATCCCCAACACCGCCAGTAACGCGCAGATCCTGTTCCTGGTGCTCAATGCGTCTTCACTGACGCTGTTGCCGGTGACCATCTTCATGTACCGCGCCCAGCAAGGTGCGGCGGACCCGACGCTGGTGTTCCTGCCGATTCTGCTGGCCACCAGCGCATCCACGCTGGTGGGCCTGCTTTCTGTGGCAATCATGCAGCGCCTGCGGCTGTGGGACCCGGTGGTGCTGGCGTACCTGATTCCTGGCGCGCTGGTGCTGGGCGGCTTCATGGCGCTGCTGGCGACGCTCTCCGCCACGGCGTTGGCCGGGTTGTCCTCGATTCTGGGCAACCTCACGTTGTTTGGCCTGATCATGCTGTTCCTGGTGATCGGTGCGCTGCGCAAGGTCAAGGTCTACGAGGCGTTTGTCGAAGGCGCCAAGGAAGGCTTCGATGTGGCCAAGAACCTGCTGCCGTATCTGGTGGCGATGCTGTGTGCCGTCGGTGTATTGCGAGCGTCGGGCGCGTTGGACTTCGGCCTCGAAGGCATTCGCCATGTGGTCGCCTGGACCGGCATGGACACGCGCTTCGTCGATGCCTTGCCGACCGCGATGGTCAAGCCGTTCTCCGGTAGCGCTGCGCGGGCGATGTTGATCGAGACCATGCAGACCCAGGGTGTGGACAGCTTCCCGGCGTTGGTGGCGGCGACGATTCAGGGCAGTACCGAGACCACCTTCTATGTGTTGGCGGTGTACTTCGGTTCGGTGGGTATTCAGCGGGCCAGGCATGCCGTGGGCTGTGCGTTGTTGGCGGAGTTTGCCGGTGTGGTGGCAGCGATTGCGGTGTGCTACTGGTTCTTCGGTTAAGGCTCGGATTGCTATCGGGGGCAAGCCCCCTCCCACATTTGAATGTGTTCACAGATCAACCTGTGGGAGGGGGCTTGCCCCCGATGAGGCCTTCAGTGTTTAGCTGCACTATTGCCTTGCTGAACCACCCAATCCACCACCTGCTTATTCAACTGATCCCCCGCCTGCCCAAACCCGGCGACCACCGCCGGCACCTTGGTGTCGCTGACCGGTTGCCTCACCTCAAACCGTCGGCTGGCAATAATCCGCTGATCACGCCCGCGCACCAGGCGCGCGTCCAGGCGAATCACCACCTCAACCGCACTGCCGTGATATTCACTCTGGAACGCCTGCAATTGCCCGCCCAGTTCATAGTCGGACTGCAGGTTGGTGTCATCGGTGCTCAGCAGCGTCACCCGGCTATCGCGCTGGAAGCCGTCCATGAAGCGGTTGCGCAGCAGCACCGGCGCCGGGTCGCTCCAGCGCGAGTTGGCATAGCTGCTGATCAAGTCGCCATTGGGCACCACGGCAATGCGTGGGCTGTCGAGAAACTCGCTGGTCTGCGGCTTGTTCACGCGCAGTGACCAACTGACCGGCGCGCCCTGGCTGGCGGTTTGTGCCGAGGACAGGCGATACACATCTGAAGGATCGGCCTTGGGCAGGATCGAACACGCGCTCACCAGCGCCAGGGCCAACGGGGCGATCATCTTGTAAGCACGCTTCATGGCGTGAACTCCTTGTTCTTGTCGCTGCCCAGCAGGTAACCGCTGGGGTTGGCTTCCAGGCGGCGGGAGATGGCGCGCAGCGAACCGAGGGTTTCGCGCAGCTCGCGCACCGCCGGCGCCAGTTCGTTGAGGCCTTGCATGCCGCTGTTCACCGAGTCCTTGTTGTTGGTCAGCAAGGTGTTGATGGTCGCGGTGCTTTGTTCAAGGGATTTCATGGCCTGCTCGGCGCTGCTGAAGGCCTGCTTGCCTTGTTCGTTGAGCAAGCCATTGGCGTTGTGCATGAGCACGGTGGTCTGTTCCAGGGCGGCGGTCGCCTGTTTGCTCACCTGCATCAGTTGCTGCATCACCACTTTGATATCGCCACGCTGATCGGCAATGGCGCCAGTGGTTTGCTGCAGGTTCTCCAGGGTGTTGCTCAGGCGCTCGACGTTCTCGCGGGAGAACATGTGATTGGCGTTGTGCAACAGCAGGTTGACGCTGGTCATCAGGTCGTTGCTGTTGTTGAGCAAGCGTGCGATGGGTGATGGCGAGGCGATGATCTGCGGCAAGTTACCGTCCTTGCCCTTGAGCTCGGGGCTTTGCGGGGTGCCGCCGCTGAGCTGAATGATCGAGGTGCCGGTGATGCCGGTCAGGGCGAGCTTGGCCTGGGTGTCCTCCTTGACCGGCGTCTGCCCGGCCAGGCGGATGCGCGCCAGCACGCGGCGCGGGTCCTTGGGGTCCAGGCTCAGGCTGATCACATCGCCCACCTTGATCCCGCTGTACTGCACCGAACTGCCTTGGGACAGGCCGCTGACCGCCTCGTTGAAGATCACTTCGTAGTCCTGGAAGGCGCTGTCGACGCTGGACTTGGCCAGCCACAGGCCGAACAGCATCGCGCCGACCACCACGATCACGCTGAACAGACCGATCATCACATGATGGGCTCGGGTTTCCATGTCATACCTCGTTGAGCGATTGAGCGGCATCCAATGCCGCGCGGCCACGGGGGCCGTGGAAATATTCGTGGATCCATGCGTCATCGGTTTCCGAGACAACATCGATGGCATCGGCCACCAGCACTTTCTTTTGTGCCAGCACCGCCACGCGGTCGGTAATGGTGTACAGCGTGTCCAGGTCGTGGGTGACCAGGAACACGCTCAGGCCCAGCGCATCGCGCAGGGTCAGGATCAGTTGGTCGAATTGCGCCGCGCCGATCGGGTCGAGGCCGGCGGTGGGTTCGTCGAGGAACAGGATGTCCGGGTCCAGGGCCAACGCACGTGCCAGGGCGGCGCGCTTGATCATGCCGCCGGATAGCGATGCCGGGTATTTGTCGGCCGCCGACAGCGGCAGCCCGGCCAGGGCCAGCTTGACCGCGGCCAAGTGCTCGGCGTCGCGACGGCTGAGGCCGGCGTGTTCGATCAAGGGCAGCGCAACGTTTTCGGTAACGGTCAGCGAGGAAAACAGCGCGCCCTTCTGGAACAGTACGCCAAAGCGCCGTTCTACCAGGGAGCGCTCATGCTCGGGCAGGCTCGGCAGGTTCTTGCCGAACACGCGCACTTCGCCTGCGCTGGGCCGACGCAGGCCGACAATGCTGCGCAACAGCACCGACTTGCCGCTGCCGGAGCCGCCGACCACGGCAAGGATCTCGCCCTTGTACAAATCCAGGTCGAGGTTTTCATGCACGCTCTGGCTGCCAAAGCGATTGCACAGGCCGCGCACTTCAATCACCGCCTCACTGGGCGCCCGGTGTAGACGACTCACCAGCCCATCTCCATGAAAAACAGCGCGGCGACAGCATCCATCACGATCACCACAAAGATCGATTGCACCACGCTGGAGGTGGTGTGGGCGCCGACTGATTCAGCGCTGCCGCTGACCTTGAAGCCTTCCAGGCAACCAATCGCAGCGATCAGGAACGCAAAGATCGGCGCTTTGACCATGCCCACGAGGAAGTGCTGCACGCCGATGTCCGATTGCAGCAGCGAGAGGAACATCGCCGGCGAAATATCCAGCGCCACCGCGCACACCACGCCGCCGCCGATGATGCCCGAGAGCATCGCCAGGAACGTCAGCATCGGCAGCGCCACCAGCAGCGCCAGCACGCGGGGCAGTACCAGCAGCTCCATCGGGTCCAGGCCCAGGGTGCGGATCGCGTCGATTTCTTCGTTGGCCTTCATTGAGCCGATCTGTGCGGTAAAGGCACTGGCGGTGCGGCCGGCGATCAGGATCGCGGTGAGCAAGACGCCGAATTCCCGTAGGAAAGAGAACGCCACCAGGTCCACCGTGAAGATCGTCGCACCGAAGCTCTTGAGCACGGTGGCGCCGAGGAAGGCTACTACCGCACCCACCAGGAACGTCAGCAAAGCCACGATGGGCGCGGCATCCAGTCCGACCTGTTCGAGGTGCGCAACCATTGGCGTCACGCGCCAGCGCTTGGGGCGCAAAATGCTACGGGCGAAGGTTTCGAGAATCAGGCCGACGAAACCCAAGAGTTTCTTGGTGTCCTGCCAGACCGTGTCCACTGCTCGGCCGATACGTGCGAGGACCTGGATACCCGCCGCTTCTTCAGGGGCTTTTTCCGGCACGCAAAAATCATTCAGGGAGCGGTAGACGGTCTTGAGCAGCGCGCGGTCGGCGGCAGACAAGCTGCAATCGGTCTGTTCGGCGGACTGCTCGATGCGGGTCGGCCCCAGCAGTTCCACCAGCAACGAGGCGCCGGCCGTATCCAGGGCGCCGAGGCCGTTGAGGTCGATGCGCGCGCCGGCGTCGTATTGGCCGTCGAGCTTGTCCGACAGCTTTTTCAGGTTGGCATAGTGGGCAAGCGTCCAGTCCCCCGTAATCCGCAGTTGTGGCGGGGTGGTGGACGTATCGAGGTGGGCTGTGCCGGCCGTCGTGCTGGTGGTCATAAGCTCCGAGCTTGTTTGGCTATCCACAATTCCTACGTAATAGCACGATACGGCCTACTTTGGGTTGTCCGTTTGTGCTGAGTCCGTCACCTTGAAACGCAGCACGCCGATCACTTGCCCGTCTTCGGTCAGTACTCGCACCTGCCAGCGGCCCACGGCGTCGGCCGGGAAGTTCTGCTTGTGGGTCCAGGCGCGGTAGCCCTCTTTGCGCCCGCCGTGGATATCCAGGGCGATGCGGTCGACCTCTTGGCCGTTGAATTTCCACACGTGGTAGATGCGCTCATCCAGCCCACGCGGCGCGTTGATCGCGGTGTAGGCGTACAACCCACCGCTGCGCAGCTGCGCGGCAGTAACTTCCTTGAGGTCGTCGCCTGGCGTGCGGTCCTGCAGTTGGGTGCTGATGGCCACTTCGGTCATCCACAGGGTGGCTGGTGGCACCCAACTGCGCAGGAACCACCCGGCGCAGCCGATAGCGGCGGTGACCCCGAGCAGCATCGCCCAGCCCTTGAGGCTGCGCAACGGCAGGCTTACCGCCAGGCTCGGGATCGACAACGCCATGGCCACGCCGAGGGCCAGCTTGTAACTTTCGGCGGTGGTCAGGTGCAGGATGATCGGCAGCGCGGTGAGCAGTGCGGCGAACAGGGTCAGGGTATGCAGCGCCAGGAACAGTGAGCGCTTGGGCGCCAGCCACTTGTAGTACAGCGGGTCGATGATCGACACCAGCGCCGCCGCGCCGAGCAAGCCAGTGAATACCGATTGGCCGCTGTTCCACGCGGTGGTGACGAAAAAGAACGGCAGCACGAAAAACAGACTTTCCTGGTGGATCATCTGGGTTGCGTAGCGCAACAGCGGTTCGGGGATTTCGCGCTTGAAGACTTTGGTGAACAGTTGGGTGAAGCTGTTCTCCAGCATCAGCCACAGCCAGCTCACCAACATGATCACCGCAATCCAGCTGGCCATGCCCTGCTGGCGATCCACCAGGATGAAGCTGCACACACCCGAGATAAAACCGCCGAGTGCAATCACCCCTGGGTAGCGCTTCATCAGTTCGAGGACGCGCTGGATTAAGTGGGTCAGGTTTGGCATTCGGCGCTTCGCAGTCTTGTAGGAAAAAATCCCAGACAGAATAACGTCTTAGGCCGTTGTACGGTGGCTCATTGCGCAATCCGTTTGCGATAAACCCGCACGCCAATCAGCACAAAGGCGATCAGTCCGAGCACTCCGGCGCCGATCCAGCTGAGAGCGTCGTAGCTGAGCAGCGGTTTCTCGATGCGCCAGTAACCGGGCTGCTTGAACACCTCGCGCATGGCCTGGTTGGTCTGGTCCAGGCTCACGGCCTTGATGCGTTTGGCCGGGTCGCTGAAGTGGCCGTTGTTGTAATCGGCGGACGCGCTCCAGTAGTAGTCGGCCAATGCGCTGTTGCCTTGCACGGCCCACGCCTGGCGCGCGATGGCAGCTTGTTGCAGGCGCGCAAACACTGCTGGGTCGAGGCCGTCCTTGAGCAGTCGGGCCTTGAGGTCCTGGAGTACGTGTTCCGCTTCGGGGAGGTTTTCCCGCTCAAGGTCGGCATTCAGGCTGAGGAAACCGACACCGCCGAGTACTTCGCGCTCGCTCCATGGACCGTAGGACAAACCGTGCTTGAGGCGCAGTTGGCGATACAGCGCCCAGTCCAAGTAGTCCTTGAGCAGGTCGTAGGTTTCATCATGTCCGTCATCCAGCACCGGCTCGGGGAACAGCCAGTGCAACTTGGCGCTATTGCCGACCCAGCCGTGGATCAGTTCGCGATGGCTGGCAGCGGCGTGCTGGATTTCCGGCAGCGCCGGATGCTCAGTAGGGTCGACCGGGTCGAGTTGGCCGTAGGTGCGTTCCAGGTAGGCCGGCAGCAGTTTGTCGAGGTCGCCGACGATGATCAGGGTCATGTTGTTGGGGGCATACCAGTGTGTGCGCAGGTCGTCCAGCTGGTCGCGGGTCAGGTGGTCGACCTCGGCGCGTTCGGCGCATTTGAGCCCCAGTTCGACGGCCAATTGGTTGCTGGCGGTGTGGCCCAGGTCCTGGCGGTCCAGCAGGCGTTGCAGGTGTGAGTAGTGGCCGCCGTCTTCGCGTTCGACGACCCGCTTGGCCGCGTTAATATTGGCGTCGGTCAGTTCGGTGCGGGTGATGATCGCCAGCAGCAGGTCCAGCACTTTGCGCTGGTTTTGCGCGGGCGCCTCGATCACAAAGGTGGTATCGGCGTTGCTGGTATAGGCGTTCCACTCGCCGCCGAGGGCTTGCATGCGGTCTTCCAGCTCGGCTTCGCCACCGCGGTCGATGCCGCTGAACAGCAAGTGTTCGAGCAGGTGTGGCAGCTCTTTGTCTGCGCAGTTGAAGTCATCCAGGCCTACGCCGACTACCAGACGGATGGCCACATGCCCACGCTCGGTGCCCGGTTTGAGCAACAATTGCAGGCCGTTGGGCAAGGTGTAGCCCTCGACTTGCAGGCGGTCAAAGGCAAAGGCGTGGGCAGATCCCATGAGCAGGCAAGCGAACAACAGGCGACGCATAACAAGCTTCCTGGCGAGTGAGGTCATTTTTAACTGACTTCACGGGCCACCGTACGTTCAGGGCGAATGTGTGATGTCGGCAATATCTTCGGCGGAGAGTGCGCCGGTGTCAGACGTTTCCAACACTACATAGGCACTGCTGCAAAACAACGAGTTCAGGCGTTTCATGTCGGCAATCAGTTCCAGGTGCAGGGAGCTGGTTTCCAGGCTCTGGACGATCTTGCGTTGCAGGCGGCTCACATGAGCGTGGGCCAGGCGCCGTTCCTGGGCGCGGAAGCGGCGCTTCTCGCGCAGCAACTGGCGGGCGCTTTCCGGGTCGGCACTGAGGAACACCGACAACCCCAGGCGCAGGTTGGCGATCAACTGGCTGTGCAGGCCGGTGAGTTCCTCCAGGCCCACTTCGGAGAACTGGCGACGCTGGGAGGTTTTCTGCTGCTGGACTTTGCGCAGCATGCGTTCGATCAGGTCGCCGGCCAGTTTAAGGTTGATCGACAGTTCGATGATCTCGGCCCAGCGCCGATTGTCATGTTCACTGAGGTCTTCCCGGGGCATTTGCGCCAGGTAGAGTTTGATCGCGCTGTACAACGCTTCGACATCATCGCTGAGGCTGCGCATTTCCTGGGTGATGGCAGTCTGCTTGCCACGCAGTACTTCGAGCATGGCGGTGAGCATATTGTCGATCAGGTCGCCCAGGCGCAGGGTTTCGCGGGCAGCGTTGGCCAGTGCCAGGCTGGGTGTGGCCAGCGCGGCCAGGTCCAAGTGGCGTGGTTTGGCCTTGCCGTTGACCTCTTCGCGTTCAGGCAACAACCAGGCACACAAGCGGGCCATCGGGCCAATGGTCGGCAACAGGATCAGGCAACGGCTGACGTTGTAGAGCAGGTGAAAAGTGATGACCATGCCTTGTGCGCTGTAGTCCAGGCCATCCATCCAGCGCACGAGCGGGTCGAGCACCGGGATGATCAGCAACAGGCCGATCAATTTGTACAACAGGCTGCCCAAGGCTACCTGGCGTCCGGCGGC of Pseudomonas azotoformans contains these proteins:
- a CDS encoding inhibitor of vertebrate lysozyme family protein, with the translated sequence MTTLSFKAITAALLLGGSGLALAANDGQSRANELLSADPQYRETWQGVVKKEERLPEWVMNLSGTAEQMNAVEEDGDKYLVGPLCETADTCLNKRLIVAFSLDKEDAYAMLVEVPAGLPKDKSPTRHADYRFIGKPDEGMQKLLMEQLKKDPNWY
- a CDS encoding nucleoside recognition domain-containing protein yields the protein MLNGLWLGFFVVAMVSALAQWLVGGNAGIFAAMVESIFAMAKLSVEVMVLLFGTLTLWLGFLRIAEKAGIVDWLAKALGPLFRRLMPEVPAGHPAIGLITLNFAANGLGLDNAATPIGLKAMKALQELNPIPNTASNAQILFLVLNASSLTLLPVTIFMYRAQQGAADPTLVFLPILLATSASTLVGLLSVAIMQRLRLWDPVVLAYLIPGALVLGGFMALLATLSATALAGLSSILGNLTLFGLIMLFLVIGALRKVKVYEAFVEGAKEGFDVAKNLLPYLVAMLCAVGVLRASGALDFGLEGIRHVVAWTGMDTRFVDALPTAMVKPFSGSAARAMLIETMQTQGVDSFPALVAATIQGSTETTFYVLAVYFGSVGIQRARHAVGCALLAEFAGVVAAIAVCYWFFG
- the gltP gene encoding glutamate/aspartate:proton symporter GltP, with translation MKKAKLSLAWQILIGLVLGIAIGAVLNHFSAEKAWWISNVLQPAGDIFIRLIKMIVIPIVISSLIVGIAGVGDAKKLGRIGVKTILYFEIVTTIAIVVGLLLANLFHPGAGIDMSTLGTVDISKYTATAAEVQHEHAFIQTILNLIPSNIFAAVARGEMLPIIFFSVLFGLGLSSLKPELREPLVTMFQGVSESMFKVTHMIMKYAPIGVFALIAVTVANFGFASLLPLAKLVILVYVAILFFAFVILGLIARLFGFSVIKLMRIFKDELVLAYSTASSETVLPRVIEKMEAYGAPKAICSFVVPTGYSFNLDGSTLYQSIAAIFIAQLYGIDLSIGQQLMLVLTLMVTSKGIAGVPGVSFVVLLATLGSVGIPLEGLAFIAGVDRIMDMARTALNVIGNALAVLVISRWEGMYDDAKGERYWNSLPHWRTKTAAPVAQATRS
- a CDS encoding ABC-type transport auxiliary lipoprotein family protein, producing the protein MKRAYKMIAPLALALVSACSILPKADPSDVYRLSSAQTASQGAPVSWSLRVNKPQTSEFLDSPRIAVVPNGDLISSYANSRWSDPAPVLLRNRFMDGFQRDSRVTLLSTDDTNLQSDYELGGQLQAFQSEYHGSAVEVVIRLDARLVRGRDQRIIASRRFEVRQPVSDTKVPAVVAGFGQAGDQLNKQVVDWVVQQGNSAAKH
- a CDS encoding DUF1328 domain-containing protein; translation: MLSWAITFLIIAIVAAVLGFGGIAGTATGIAKILFVVFLVMFIASFFFGRRGRG
- the algB gene encoding sigma-54-dependent response regulator transcription factor AlgB, with the protein product MESAKELQGRILLVDDESAILRTFRYCLEDEGYTVATANSAAQADALMQRQVFDLCFLDLRLGEDNGLDVLAQMRIQAPWMRVVIVTAHSAVDTAVDAIQAGAADYLVKPCSPDQLRLATAKQLEVRQLSARLEALEGEVRQPKDGLDSHSPSMMVVLETARQVAGTDANILILGESGTGKGELARAIHGWSKRSKKSCVTINCPSLTAELMESELFGHSRGAFTGASESTLGRVNQADGGTLFLDEIGDFPLTLQPKLLRFIQDKEYERVGDPVTRRADVRILAATNLNLEDMVRDGRFREDLLYRLNVITLHLPPLRERSEDILTLADRFLARFVKEYARPARGFSDEAREALLNYRWPGNIRELRNVVERASIICPQEKVEISHLGMAEQPSNNAPRIGAALSLDQLEKAHIGAVLATSDTLDQAARTLGIDASTLYRKRKQYNL